Proteins co-encoded in one Marinomonas sp. IMCC 4694 genomic window:
- a CDS encoding efflux RND transporter periplasmic adaptor subunit gives MKVIGYIGVFVLGGVLSATGYHFGLQAFNAMNGEMNAGASVTKGEKAPLYWVAPMDPNYRRDKPGQSPMGMDLIPFYGDDQGSNNQGAGTVSISPEVVNNLGVRTGKVFEGVLKPDIRTVGYLAYNEDKIVHIHPRVEGWIEKSFIKFNGDSVEKGQPLFDLYSPTLVNAQEEFVFALARKDQRMINAGEERLKALQVSSSFIQSLKTKRKVSQTVRFFAPQSGVIDNLGIQDGFYIKPGTTLMSIADLSEVWLDAEVFERQAHLVAVGQPVEAVMDFLPGKTFASNVDFIYPTLNAKNRTLRVRIRLDNPEQLLKPDMFAHIRIETTDPGKKRLIAKEALIRGGKQNRVVLALGEGRYKSIAVETGAFGDDYVEILDGLVLGDEVVTSAQFLLDSESSKSSDFKRMNIDSEQTSMPASGTEMTNTSMSGNEMSVAEPANNVWVAARINRIDATTRMVNVNHDAITDWKWPKMTMDFELADWLTLDELPIGRDIQLEITRESSVKFMVTDYFDADTE, from the coding sequence ATGAAAGTAATCGGGTATATCGGTGTATTTGTACTAGGTGGCGTTCTTTCGGCTACGGGTTATCACTTTGGTCTTCAAGCATTTAATGCCATGAACGGGGAAATGAATGCTGGTGCATCAGTCACGAAAGGTGAAAAAGCGCCTTTATATTGGGTGGCGCCAATGGACCCAAATTACCGTCGTGACAAGCCGGGTCAATCTCCTATGGGAATGGATTTGATTCCTTTTTATGGTGATGATCAAGGTTCCAATAATCAGGGTGCTGGTACTGTGAGTATCTCGCCTGAAGTCGTTAATAACCTTGGCGTGCGAACCGGAAAAGTGTTTGAAGGCGTACTGAAACCAGACATTCGTACAGTGGGCTATTTGGCCTACAACGAAGACAAGATTGTTCATATTCACCCTCGTGTCGAAGGTTGGATTGAAAAGAGCTTTATTAAATTCAATGGTGATTCAGTTGAAAAAGGTCAGCCTTTGTTCGATCTGTATTCACCAACCTTGGTGAATGCGCAGGAAGAATTTGTCTTTGCGTTAGCGCGCAAAGACCAGCGCATGATCAACGCGGGTGAAGAAAGACTAAAAGCTCTGCAAGTGTCGAGCAGTTTTATCCAATCGTTAAAGACAAAGCGCAAAGTGTCTCAAACAGTGCGATTTTTTGCGCCACAAAGCGGTGTGATTGACAACCTTGGAATTCAAGATGGTTTCTACATTAAGCCAGGCACAACCTTGATGTCGATCGCGGATCTGAGTGAGGTGTGGTTGGATGCCGAAGTGTTTGAACGCCAAGCGCATCTTGTCGCGGTGGGTCAACCGGTTGAGGCTGTTATGGATTTCCTACCGGGGAAAACCTTTGCCAGTAACGTGGATTTTATTTATCCGACTCTAAATGCCAAAAACCGCACTTTGCGTGTTCGCATTCGTTTAGACAACCCTGAGCAACTCCTGAAGCCAGATATGTTTGCCCATATTCGTATTGAAACCACGGACCCAGGTAAAAAACGATTGATTGCAAAAGAAGCTCTAATTCGCGGCGGCAAGCAAAATCGCGTGGTACTGGCATTGGGTGAAGGGCGTTATAAATCGATTGCAGTTGAAACCGGCGCGTTCGGCGATGACTACGTGGAAATTTTAGATGGCTTGGTGTTGGGTGATGAGGTCGTGACATCGGCGCAGTTTTTGTTGGACTCTGAATCCAGCAAAAGCTCGGATTTCAAACGCATGAATATAGACAGTGAGCAGACGTCAATGCCTGCCAGTGGCACTGAAATGACTAACACGTCAATGTCTGGCAATGAAATGTCAGTAGCAGAACCTGCTAACAATGTTTGGGTAGCCGCACGCATTAATCGTATTGATGCGACAACGCGGATGGTGAATGTGAATCATGATGCTATTACTGATTGGAAATGGCCAAAGATGACGATGGACTTTGAGTTAGCTGATTGGTTGACGCTGGATGAATTGCCAATTGGTAGAGATATTCAGCTTGAGATTACGCGGGAAAGCAGTGTGAAATTCATGGTCACTGACTATTTTGACGCTGACACGGAGTAG
- a CDS encoding TolC family protein → MAKNKFLAFCHVLQSVYCRRFLIGKTNRIASVFLLSLLPLVASAEVLSLQQAVEKAVSQDDWLISSQQKENAIRALSQGMTASPDPKINVGLLNMPTDSFDFNQEAMTQFNVSVSQMFPAGDTLRLTGEKYAAQGDQMPLMRDNRRAMLAMEVSNLWLTAYSYEESIKLVKQNRTLFEQLHEVVESSYSSAYGRAKQQDLVRSELELIKLDHRLTQLSQAKENALKKLSQYILPTMADQNTADQDITLKTTGEPIMVTPSNILSSNSLALAARLSLHPLVRIVDVQSNTAQIDKAIAEQKYKPEWGVTLGYGYRGDDLSGKDRADLASIAVSVSVPIFSSSRQDAQVKAASLQVESFLSEKQLVLNELMAKYRVLTSDITLLDQRIRLYQTKLLPSYRESAQAMLNAYTSNDGVFSDVVQARIATLNAHIELLNIRIERFKRLAELNYVMAQDEEVKLK, encoded by the coding sequence ATGGCCAAAAACAAATTTTTGGCATTCTGTCATGTATTACAGAGTGTCTATTGCCGTCGATTTTTAATCGGTAAAACGAATCGTATTGCCTCCGTTTTCTTATTGTCGTTGCTGCCACTTGTTGCGAGCGCAGAAGTGTTAAGCCTGCAACAAGCGGTGGAAAAAGCCGTCTCCCAAGATGACTGGTTGATTTCCAGCCAGCAGAAAGAGAATGCCATTCGCGCCTTAAGCCAAGGCATGACGGCGTCGCCGGATCCAAAAATCAATGTTGGTTTATTGAATATGCCAACTGACAGTTTTGATTTTAACCAAGAAGCGATGACACAATTTAACGTGTCGGTATCGCAGATGTTTCCAGCTGGCGATACCTTACGTTTAACAGGGGAAAAGTACGCCGCGCAAGGCGATCAAATGCCCTTGATGCGAGATAATCGTCGCGCAATGCTGGCGATGGAAGTGTCAAATCTTTGGCTAACGGCCTACAGCTACGAAGAAAGTATCAAACTCGTTAAGCAAAATAGAACCTTGTTCGAACAACTTCATGAGGTAGTGGAAAGTAGTTATAGCTCGGCGTACGGGCGAGCCAAACAGCAAGATTTAGTGCGCTCTGAACTGGAGTTGATTAAGTTAGATCATCGCCTTACGCAGCTTAGCCAAGCGAAAGAAAATGCACTGAAAAAATTATCCCAATATATTCTTCCGACAATGGCTGATCAGAACACAGCTGATCAAGATATCACCCTGAAAACAACGGGTGAACCCATTATGGTAACCCCGTCTAATATCCTTTCATCGAATTCATTGGCATTGGCGGCTCGCCTGAGCCTGCATCCTTTGGTTCGCATTGTCGATGTTCAATCCAATACCGCGCAGATAGATAAAGCGATTGCCGAGCAAAAGTACAAACCAGAATGGGGCGTTACGTTGGGTTACGGTTATCGCGGTGATGACCTAAGTGGTAAAGATCGAGCCGATCTGGCGTCGATTGCGGTGAGTGTCAGCGTGCCAATCTTTTCATCTAGTCGACAGGATGCTCAGGTGAAAGCCGCATCCTTACAAGTTGAGTCTTTTCTTTCTGAAAAGCAGCTGGTGCTGAATGAACTCATGGCGAAATACCGTGTTCTGACATCTGATATTACTCTGCTAGATCAACGAATCCGTCTTTATCAAACAAAGTTACTTCCTAGTTACAGAGAAAGCGCACAAGCCATGTTGAATGCTTATACCAGCAATGATGGTGTTTTTTCGGATGTGGTTCAGGCGCGTATCGCGACATTGAATGCGCATATTGAATTGTTGAATATTCGCATTGAGCGTTTTAAGCGCTTGGCAGAATTGAATTATGTGATGGCACAAGATGAAGAGGTGAAACTCAAATGA
- the hisI gene encoding phosphoribosyl-AMP cyclohydrolase translates to MSLKQYEHLAQGQALSLDTVINHLKADDHGLIAAIAQQHDTGEVLMLAYMNEKSIRETLATGQVCYWSRSRQTYWRKGESSGHRQSLVSMSFDCDGDAILMQVDQKGPACHTNRRDCFFFTVENDQVVVRSAPIDDTI, encoded by the coding sequence GTGAGCTTGAAACAGTACGAACATCTGGCCCAAGGCCAAGCATTATCACTCGATACGGTGATTAACCATTTAAAAGCAGACGACCATGGTTTGATCGCAGCGATTGCTCAACAGCACGACACCGGTGAAGTGCTGATGTTGGCTTATATGAATGAAAAATCAATTCGCGAAACTTTAGCGACGGGACAAGTCTGTTATTGGTCTCGCTCTCGCCAAACCTATTGGCGCAAAGGGGAAAGTTCAGGACATCGACAAAGCTTGGTGTCTATGTCATTTGACTGTGATGGCGATGCCATTTTAATGCAAGTCGATCAAAAAGGCCCCGCTTGCCATACGAACCGCCGCGATTGCTTTTTCTTTACCGTAGAAAACGACCAAGTTGTTGTTCGCTCTGCCCCTATCGATGACACAATATAA
- a CDS encoding class II glutamine amidotransferase — MCRWMAYQGDPVYLESLLFEQEHSLIHQSLSARKSEVTVNADGFGLGWYDEREEPGLYHEILPAWSDSNLKSLARHIKSGLFFAHVRASTGTETSRSNCHPFSYKNWLFMHNGQIGGYDALRWQLDRLIPEHLYSERHGATDSELIFLLMIANGLETDPEGAIANTLAQILAIMKHKKIIEPFRFTSVFSDGEEIIAVRFSSDAQAPSLYYKEFDSHIVIGSEPLDHCSDSWTLVPAGHMAKIKHHTHTIQPLFC; from the coding sequence ATGTGTCGTTGGATGGCGTATCAAGGGGATCCAGTTTACCTTGAGTCTTTGTTGTTTGAACAAGAGCATTCATTAATACATCAAAGTTTAAGCGCTAGAAAGTCAGAAGTGACCGTAAACGCAGATGGTTTTGGTCTAGGCTGGTACGATGAACGAGAAGAGCCTGGCCTGTATCATGAAATCTTACCCGCATGGAGTGACAGCAACTTAAAGAGCCTCGCCAGACACATCAAAAGCGGGTTGTTTTTCGCTCATGTCCGAGCGTCTACTGGCACAGAAACAAGCCGGTCTAATTGCCACCCTTTTAGTTATAAAAATTGGCTGTTCATGCACAACGGTCAAATTGGCGGCTATGATGCCCTTCGTTGGCAATTAGATCGATTAATACCAGAGCATTTATACAGTGAGCGCCACGGCGCAACCGATTCTGAACTGATCTTTTTATTGATGATTGCGAACGGATTAGAAACCGACCCGGAGGGAGCCATTGCCAACACATTAGCTCAAATTCTTGCCATTATGAAACACAAAAAAATCATAGAGCCATTTCGATTTACTTCTGTTTTTTCGGACGGTGAAGAAATTATCGCAGTGCGCTTTTCCAGTGACGCCCAAGCCCCTAGTTTGTATTACAAAGAGTTCGATTCGCACATTGTTATTGGCTCAGAACCATTAGACCATTGCAGTGACAGCTGGACCTTGGTGCCAGCAGGACATATGGCCAAAATCAAACACCACACTCACACGATCCAACCTTTATTCTGCTAA
- a CDS encoding CPXCG motif-containing cysteine-rich protein — MEKDISCPYCGESIEVIIEMLEDSQEYIEDCQVCCRPIVFTIDVAFDGSQTVYVRSENETY, encoded by the coding sequence ATGGAAAAAGATATTTCTTGTCCGTATTGTGGCGAAAGTATAGAAGTTATCATAGAAATGCTCGAAGATAGCCAAGAATACATAGAAGATTGCCAAGTCTGCTGTCGGCCTATTGTATTTACCATTGATGTTGCCTTTGACGGCTCGCAGACTGTTTATGTACGGTCAGAAAATGAAACCTATTAA
- a CDS encoding GGDEF domain-containing protein, whose protein sequence is MSIHPLGDPMHPAQKQNTIHPIYYGVILCLLNMVLVSVVYAEESQASFERLTTAAESNDDRLVNELLPVVISNSDTLSEPNYTDVSAKTSVLLRTNKQHEAVTIAANYLNSDAAQMIQQAVRYRWMMIMSYDLMFFTEFAAARDMIEQELDSIKAWTPITKDSKVTQANLYHIYGQLLVRQKRVAEALPYFYQAEHWFKDIDKNHPSIFVINILLGEAFLHARSYEQAEEFARKALKTIPAGRVDAISYLYAILAAAVDRQKRPQDAMQIISTYLANPVDPRRDYFLYFSLVHIDVLRHLEQFEPALALAKETYLLAQQVGNKDYLKDAKRQLGFLQAYFNNMTEAENLLQEAINSPSGIRQANPPQAYLDYVEVLEQLGNNKSALDYYRRYHNAYVEEFKRINQIAIANLEYQQENQRLEQQQALSVAQLALAKANENRALLQTRALMWAALILTLIATAVFVMWLQLRSKSRQLHIMAVEDQLTKLGNRHAFLQALDKPDYTVLVIADIDGLKYYNDRYGHQKGDELIKQYAQQLKQRLESVDAGVFRIGGDEFAILMAHSISTAQIDEWMKKTVVQTQRAGFPSIDASYGIAKRSEATKDHDWISLADQRMYAMKEMNKQTAST, encoded by the coding sequence TTGAGCATTCACCCATTAGGCGATCCCATGCACCCAGCTCAAAAACAGAATACCATCCACCCCATTTATTACGGTGTTATTCTGTGCCTTTTAAATATGGTGTTAGTGTCTGTTGTCTACGCTGAAGAGAGTCAGGCTTCGTTCGAGCGCTTAACCACAGCAGCCGAATCAAACGATGATCGCCTTGTGAATGAGCTCTTACCCGTTGTCATTTCAAATTCAGACACCTTATCAGAGCCGAATTACACCGACGTAAGCGCAAAAACCAGCGTATTATTACGCACCAATAAACAGCACGAGGCCGTCACTATAGCGGCAAACTACCTCAATAGCGATGCCGCTCAAATGATACAACAGGCGGTGCGTTATCGATGGATGATGATCATGAGTTATGACTTGATGTTCTTTACTGAATTCGCTGCTGCTCGCGATATGATCGAGCAAGAATTGGATTCCATCAAGGCATGGACCCCCATAACAAAAGACAGCAAAGTCACTCAAGCGAATCTATATCATATTTACGGACAGCTTTTAGTGCGCCAAAAACGTGTCGCCGAAGCGTTGCCTTACTTTTATCAGGCAGAACACTGGTTCAAAGACATAGACAAAAATCACCCTTCAATTTTTGTTATTAATATTCTTTTAGGGGAAGCTTTTTTGCACGCCCGCAGTTATGAACAAGCCGAAGAATTTGCCCGCAAAGCCCTTAAAACCATTCCTGCAGGACGAGTCGATGCCATTAGCTATTTATATGCGATTCTGGCGGCGGCAGTGGATCGCCAAAAAAGACCACAAGACGCGATGCAGATCATTTCGACCTATTTAGCGAATCCTGTGGACCCTAGACGCGACTATTTTTTGTATTTTTCTCTGGTTCATATTGATGTTTTGCGTCATTTAGAACAATTTGAGCCGGCGTTAGCGCTGGCCAAAGAAACCTATCTGCTCGCTCAGCAAGTCGGTAATAAAGACTATTTAAAAGACGCTAAACGACAACTGGGCTTTTTACAGGCCTATTTTAACAACATGACAGAGGCAGAGAACTTACTGCAAGAGGCGATTAATTCCCCTTCTGGTATCCGCCAAGCCAACCCACCTCAAGCCTATTTAGACTATGTGGAAGTGCTTGAGCAACTGGGCAACAATAAGAGCGCTTTGGACTATTATCGTCGTTACCATAACGCTTATGTTGAAGAGTTTAAGCGCATCAACCAAATCGCCATTGCCAATTTAGAATATCAACAAGAGAATCAGCGCCTTGAGCAACAACAGGCACTGTCTGTCGCTCAGCTTGCATTGGCAAAAGCCAATGAGAATAGAGCGCTCCTACAGACTCGGGCGTTGATGTGGGCAGCTTTAATTCTTACGCTCATCGCGACAGCTGTTTTTGTTATGTGGCTGCAATTACGCAGTAAAAGCCGCCAACTGCATATCATGGCGGTAGAAGATCAGCTCACCAAATTAGGCAACCGACACGCCTTTCTTCAGGCGCTAGACAAACCTGATTATACGGTATTGGTTATTGCCGATATCGATGGCTTAAAATATTACAATGACCGTTACGGACACCAGAAAGGTGACGAGTTGATAAAGCAGTACGCTCAACAATTAAAACAGCGGTTAGAGTCTGTTGACGCAGGCGTATTCAGAATTGGCGGAGATGAATTTGCCATTCTGATGGCGCACAGCATATCAACAGCTCAGATCGACGAGTGGATGAAAAAAACCGTAGTACAAACACAACGGGCAGGCTTTCCATCGATAGACGCAAGCTACGGTATTGCGAAACGCAGCGAAGCCACTAAAGATCATGACTGGATTTCACTGGCAGACCAACGCATGTACGCCATGAAAGAAATGAACAAGCAAACCGCCAGCACCTAA
- a CDS encoding NAD(P)-dependent oxidoreductase has product MISIGFLGLGIMGSAMAKNLLQAGFDVTVWNRTPEKCAAFVAIGAHHGASPKAVAAHCDITFAIVSDPAAALALCQGEEGVVAGIGEGRGYVDMSTVDDTTSKTIAQAITQAGGRFLEAPVSGTKKPAEDGTLIILAAGDKSLYDEASHAFGAMGKMSPYLGDIGQGANMKLVVNMMMGGMLNIFSEGMSLGQKAGLDGNQILAIIAAGAMANPMFKGKGAMLLNDDYTTSFPLKHMQKDMRLAIALGDQLQQPLPNAAAANETFKLAIKQGFADEDIAAVHKVIR; this is encoded by the coding sequence ATGATCAGCATTGGTTTTTTAGGCTTGGGAATAATGGGTAGTGCGATGGCAAAAAATCTGCTTCAGGCAGGTTTCGATGTTACGGTTTGGAATCGTACTCCAGAGAAATGCGCCGCATTCGTCGCTATTGGCGCACATCACGGCGCTTCACCAAAAGCGGTGGCAGCTCATTGTGACATCACCTTTGCCATTGTGTCCGACCCAGCGGCGGCACTGGCATTGTGTCAAGGCGAAGAAGGCGTAGTCGCGGGTATCGGTGAAGGTCGAGGGTATGTTGATATGTCCACCGTGGATGACACAACGTCTAAAACCATTGCCCAGGCTATTACTCAAGCGGGAGGACGTTTTTTAGAAGCGCCAGTCTCTGGAACCAAAAAGCCTGCAGAAGATGGCACCTTAATTATCTTGGCAGCGGGCGACAAATCGCTCTACGACGAAGCGTCTCACGCCTTTGGTGCTATGGGAAAAATGTCACCGTATCTAGGTGACATTGGACAAGGTGCGAACATGAAATTGGTCGTAAATATGATGATGGGGGGTATGCTCAATATTTTTAGTGAAGGTATGTCACTGGGGCAAAAAGCCGGCCTAGATGGTAATCAAATCCTAGCGATTATTGCCGCTGGCGCTATGGCCAACCCTATGTTCAAAGGTAAGGGGGCTATGTTATTAAATGACGACTACACCACCAGCTTTCCACTTAAGCACATGCAAAAAGACATGCGCCTAGCGATTGCTCTGGGTGACCAGCTTCAACAACCGCTCCCTAACGCCGCCGCCGCAAATGAGACCTTTAAGCTCGCCATTAAACAAGGCTTTGCAGATGAAGACATCGCCGCTGTTCATAAAGTGATCCGATAA
- the hpf gene encoding ribosome hibernation-promoting factor, HPF/YfiA family — translation MYTLNISGHHVQSGEEVQELVKEKMDHLSRINNTITTINVVLNTEKHEIHELIVEASVHIPGHDLFATVNTDKQLKPALDLLVGKLEKQLIKHKAKHSGRQHHLNAKDVESPVERQMQAEFDELVEREVI, via the coding sequence ATGTATACATTGAATATTAGTGGTCACCACGTCCAATCTGGTGAAGAAGTACAAGAACTCGTTAAAGAAAAAATGGATCACTTGTCACGTATTAACAATACGATCACCACCATTAACGTAGTACTCAATACAGAGAAGCATGAGATTCATGAATTAATTGTTGAAGCCAGTGTTCATATTCCTGGTCATGATCTTTTTGCAACAGTGAACACAGACAAACAACTTAAACCAGCCCTTGATCTGTTAGTAGGGAAATTAGAAAAGCAGCTAATCAAACACAAAGCAAAACACTCAGGTCGTCAACACCATCTTAACGCTAAGGACGTAGAAAGCCCGGTTGAGCGTCAGATGCAAGCTGAATTTGATGAGCTTGTAGAGCGAGAAGTGATCTAG
- the asd gene encoding aspartate-semialdehyde dehydrogenase, which translates to MSKHTVGLVGWRGMVGSVLMQRMREENDFDHIDPVFFTTSQTGQKGPEIGKDIPLLQDANDIESLKKMDIIITCQGGDYTKAIYPQLRKAGWNGYWIDAASSLRMEKDAIIVLDPVNLNVIKDGLSNGVKTFVGGNCTVSLMLLALGGLFEKGHIEWMTSMTYQAASGGGARHMRELINQMGMLQSSVASELADPASAILDIDRKVAEQMRSNTMPVDQFGVPLAGSLIPYIDSQLDNGQSREEWKAQAEANKILGNTDLIVPVDGLCVRIGAMRCHSQAFTIKLNKDIPVADIEGMLAEHNDWVSVVPNDKQATMERLTPTAATGTLNIPVGRIRKLNMGPEYISAFSVGDQLLWGAAEPLRRMLRILLND; encoded by the coding sequence ATGTCAAAACACACTGTAGGTTTAGTCGGATGGCGCGGAATGGTCGGTTCCGTATTGATGCAACGTATGCGAGAAGAAAATGACTTTGATCATATTGATCCCGTCTTTTTTACTACCTCGCAAACCGGGCAGAAAGGTCCAGAAATTGGTAAAGATATTCCGTTACTTCAAGACGCAAACGACATTGAATCTTTGAAAAAAATGGACATTATAATCACCTGCCAAGGCGGAGATTATACCAAGGCTATTTACCCACAGTTGCGTAAGGCAGGTTGGAACGGTTATTGGATTGACGCGGCATCGTCATTGCGTATGGAGAAAGACGCCATCATCGTCCTTGATCCAGTTAATTTAAACGTTATCAAAGACGGCCTAAGTAACGGTGTCAAAACTTTTGTTGGCGGTAATTGCACCGTGAGCTTGATGTTGTTGGCATTGGGCGGTCTGTTTGAAAAAGGCCATATTGAGTGGATGACGTCCATGACATACCAAGCCGCCTCTGGCGGCGGTGCACGTCACATGCGAGAGCTGATCAACCAGATGGGCATGTTGCAAAGCAGCGTAGCGTCGGAGTTGGCAGATCCAGCCAGTGCTATTTTGGACATTGATCGCAAAGTGGCAGAGCAAATGCGCTCTAACACCATGCCAGTGGATCAGTTCGGTGTGCCATTAGCGGGCAGTTTGATCCCTTATATCGATTCTCAGCTGGATAATGGCCAGAGTCGTGAAGAGTGGAAAGCGCAAGCCGAAGCCAATAAGATCTTAGGTAACACGGATCTGATTGTACCTGTAGATGGTTTATGTGTTCGAATCGGTGCCATGCGTTGTCACAGCCAAGCGTTCACTATTAAATTGAACAAAGACATTCCAGTGGCGGACATCGAAGGTATGTTGGCTGAGCACAACGATTGGGTCAGCGTCGTGCCTAACGACAAACAAGCCACTATGGAGCGACTAACACCGACGGCGGCAACTGGCACATTGAACATTCCTGTTGGCCGTATTCGTAAGCTGAACATGGGGCCTGAATACATCAGTGCCTTCTCTGTGGGCGATCAGTTGTTGTGGGGTGCGGCTGAGCCATTACGTCGCATGCTGCGCATTTTATTGAACGATTAA
- the leuB gene encoding 3-isopropylmalate dehydrogenase: MTKNVLILPGDGIGPEIVAQAVRVLDAVNAQFSLNIQHESALVGGSAYDETGSPLPDATLEKAKAADAILLGAVGGPKWDKLDMSVRPEKGLLGLRSNLELFSNLRPAILYPQLADASSLKPEIVAGLDILIVRELTGGIYFGQPRGIRTLENGERQGYNTYVYSESEIRRIGRSAFEAARQRGKRVCSIDKSNVLEVTVLWKEVMEEVAKEYPDVELTHMLVDNAAMQLVRAPKQFDVMVTGNMFGDILSDAAAMLTGSIGMLPSASLNAEGRGMYEPCHGSAPDIAGKGIANPLATILSVAMMLRYSLDAKEAADAIEAAVSNVLDLGLRTADIASKGCDTVSTAAMGDAVIAALRN; the protein is encoded by the coding sequence ATGACGAAAAATGTATTGATTTTGCCCGGCGATGGCATAGGTCCAGAAATTGTAGCGCAAGCGGTTCGCGTATTAGACGCGGTAAACGCGCAGTTCTCTTTAAACATTCAGCATGAAAGTGCTTTGGTGGGCGGTTCCGCTTACGATGAAACCGGTTCGCCATTACCCGATGCGACCTTAGAAAAAGCCAAAGCCGCGGATGCAATTTTGCTTGGTGCCGTTGGTGGGCCGAAATGGGATAAATTAGACATGTCAGTACGCCCTGAAAAAGGCTTACTGGGTTTACGCTCTAACCTTGAATTATTTTCAAACCTTCGTCCTGCCATTTTGTACCCACAGTTAGCGGATGCGTCCAGTTTGAAGCCAGAAATTGTGGCAGGTTTGGATATTCTGATCGTACGTGAATTGACTGGCGGTATTTATTTCGGTCAGCCACGTGGTATTCGCACCCTGGAAAACGGCGAGCGCCAAGGTTACAACACCTATGTTTACAGCGAATCTGAAATTCGTCGCATCGGTCGATCTGCTTTCGAAGCGGCACGTCAGCGCGGCAAGCGTGTTTGTTCTATTGATAAATCCAATGTACTGGAAGTGACAGTGCTGTGGAAAGAAGTCATGGAAGAAGTCGCGAAAGAGTACCCAGATGTCGAATTGACTCATATGTTGGTCGATAATGCGGCTATGCAGCTGGTTCGTGCACCAAAACAGTTTGATGTCATGGTTACGGGCAACATGTTTGGTGATATTCTATCGGACGCTGCGGCTATGTTAACCGGCTCTATCGGCATGTTACCGTCTGCTTCTTTAAACGCAGAAGGTCGTGGCATGTATGAGCCTTGTCACGGTTCAGCGCCAGATATTGCCGGTAAAGGCATTGCTAACCCCTTGGCGACCATTTTGTCTGTTGCTATGATGTTGCGCTATTCTTTGGATGCCAAAGAGGCCGCGGATGCCATTGAGGCCGCTGTTAGTAACGTTCTTGATTTGGGTTTAAGAACCGCAGACATCGCCTCTAAAGGTTGCGATACAGTGAGTACAGCCGCAATGGGCGATGCTGTTATAGCAGCACTAAGAAATTAA
- the leuD gene encoding 3-isopropylmalate dehydratase small subunit, with translation MRPFTKHTGLAAPLDLANVDTDMIIPKQFLKSIKRTGFGKNLFDELRYEDEGQPDQECDGRPLREEFVLNQARYQGASVLLARQNFGCGSSREHAPWALDDYGFRSVIAPSFADIFYNNCFKNGLLPIVLHPDEVDQLFAEVALREGAEMVVDLENQTVTSPSGAQFEFVVDNFRKHCLLNGLDDIGLTLQQDAAIHRFEEKRMQDAPWLFLSREQ, from the coding sequence ATGCGTCCCTTTACTAAACACACAGGGTTAGCCGCTCCTTTGGATTTGGCCAACGTTGATACGGATATGATTATTCCAAAGCAGTTCTTGAAATCCATCAAGCGCACAGGCTTTGGTAAAAATTTATTTGACGAGCTGCGCTACGAAGACGAAGGGCAGCCGGATCAAGAGTGCGATGGTCGCCCATTGCGCGAAGAATTTGTCTTAAACCAAGCCCGATACCAAGGCGCAAGTGTATTATTGGCTCGTCAGAATTTTGGTTGTGGTTCGAGCCGTGAACACGCCCCTTGGGCATTGGATGATTATGGCTTTCGTTCCGTTATTGCGCCGAGTTTTGCGGATATTTTCTACAATAACTGCTTCAAAAATGGTTTGTTACCGATTGTGTTGCACCCAGATGAAGTGGATCAGTTGTTTGCTGAAGTGGCGTTACGCGAAGGCGCCGAAATGGTTGTTGATCTTGAGAATCAAACAGTGACGTCACCTTCAGGTGCGCAGTTTGAGTTTGTCGTCGACAATTTCCGTAAGCATTGTTTATTAAACGGTTTGGACGACATAGGTCTGACGTTACAGCAAGATGCCGCGATCCATCGATTTGAAGAAAAACGCATGCAAGACGCGCCTTGGCTTTTCTTGTCTCGTGAGCAGTAA